A genomic window from Vigna radiata var. radiata cultivar VC1973A chromosome 2, Vradiata_ver6, whole genome shotgun sequence includes:
- the LOC106756174 gene encoding cellulose synthase A catalytic subunit 7 [UDP-forming]: MEASAGLVAGSHNRNELVVIHGHEEHKPLKNLDGQVCEICGDGVGLTVDGDLFVACNECGFPVCRPCYEYERREGGQLCPQCKTRYKRLKGSPRVEGDDEEEDVDDIEHEFNIDDEKNKHGHAAEAMLHGKMSYGRGPEDDENSQFPIPVISGGRSRPVSGEFPISSNGYGEQMLSSSLHKRVHPYPVSEPGSARWDEKKEDGWKERMDDWKLQQGNLGPEPDEDADADMSDEARQPLSRKVPIASSKINPYRMVIVARLVILAFFLRYRLMNPVHDALGLWLTSIICEIWFAFSWILDQFPKWFPIDRETYLDRLSIRYEREGEPNMLAPVDVFVSTVDPMKEPPLVTANTVLSILAMDYPVDKISCYISDDGASMCSFESLSETAEFARKWVPFCKKFSIEPRAPEMYFSEKIDYLKDKVQPTFVKERRAMKREYEEFKVRINALVAKAQKVPQGGWIMQDGTPWPGNNTKDHPGMIQVFLGSNGGLDTEGNQLPRLVYVSREKRPGFQHHKKAGAMNALVRVSAVLTNAPFMLNLDCDHYVNNSKAAREAMCFLMDPQIGKKVCYVQFPQRFDGIDTHDRYANRNTVFFDINMKGLDGIQGPVYVGTGCVFKRQALYGYDPPKGPKRPKMVSCDCCPCFGSRKKYKEKSDANGEAAASLKGMDDDKEILMSQMNFEKKFGQSSIFVTSTLMEEGGVPPSSSPAALLKEAIHVISCGYEDKTEWGLELGWIYGSITEDILTGFKMHCRGWRSIYCMPKRAAFKGTAPINLSDRLNQVLRWALGSIEIFFSHHCPLWYGFKEKKLKWLERFAYANTTVYPFTSIPLVAYCILPAVCLLTDKFIMPPISTFAGLYFVALFSSIIATGILELKWSGVSIEEWWRNEQFWVIGGVSAHLFAVIQGLLKVLAGIDTNFTVTSKAADDEDFGELYTFKWTTLLIPPTTILIINIVGVVAGVSDAINNGYQSWGPLFGKLFFSFWVIVHLYPFLKGLMGRQNRTPTIVVIWSVLLASIFSLLWVRIDPFVLKTKGPDTKLCGINC; the protein is encoded by the exons ATGGAAGCCAGCGCTGGACTGGTAGCAGGTTCGCATAACCGCAATGAGCTCGTTGTCATTCATGGCCATGAAGAG CACAAGCCTTTGAAGAACTTGGATGGTCAAGTATGTGAGATTTGTGGTGATGGCGTGGGACTCACGGTGGATGGAGACTTATTTGTGGCTTGTAATGAGTGTGGTTTTCCAGTGTGCAGACCTTGCTATGAGTACGAAAGAAGAGAAGGGGGCCAGCTTTGTCCACAGTGCAAAACCAGATATAAGCGTCTCAAAG GGAGCCCGCGCGTGGAGGGagatgatgaggaggaggatGTGGATGACATTGAGCATGAGTTCAATATTGATGACGAAAAGAACAAGCATGGCCATGCTGCAGAGGCCATGCTTCATGGGAAAATGAGCTATGGAAGAGGTCCTGAAGATGATGAGAATTCCCAGTTCCCAATACCTGTCATTTCTGGGGGCCGATCTAGGCCT GTTAGTGGCGAGTTCCCAATATCATCTAATGGTTATGGAGAGCAGATGTTGTCTTCTTCACTGCACAAACGAGTGCATCCATATCCAGTGTCTGAACCTG GGAGTGCCAGATGGGATGAAAAGAAAGAGGATGGATGGAAAGAAAGGATGGATGACTGGAAATTGCAGCAAGGCAATTTGGGGCCTGAACCTGATGAAGATGCAGATGCAGACAT GTCAGATGAAGCAAGGCAACCACTTTCAAGGAAAGTACCAATAGCATCTAGCAAAATCAATCCATACAGAATGGTTATTGTGGCACGCCTTGTCATTCTTGCTTTCTTCCTCAGATACAGACTTATGAATCCTGTGCATGATGCACTGGGGCTGTGGCTAACCTCTATCATATGTGAAATATGGTTTGCTTTTTCATGGATTCTGGATCAGTTTCCCAAATGGTTTCCCATTGATCGAGAGACCTACCTTGACCGTCTTTCCATCAG GTATGAGCGTGAAGGTGAACCAAACATGCTTGCTCCTGTAGATGTCTTTGTTAGCACCGTGGATCCAATGAAGGAACCTCCTCTGGTTACCGCAAACACTGTTCTTTCAATCTTGGCCATGGATTACCCAGTTGATAAGATATCATGCTATATTTCGGATGATGGAGCCTCAATGTGTTCATTTGAGTCCCTGTCAGAAACTGCAGAGTTTGCAAGGAAGTGGGTACCGTTTTGTAAGAAATTTTCTATAGAACCTCGGGCCCCTGAGATGTACTTCAGTGAGAAGATAGACTACTTAAAGGACAAAGTGCAACCCACCTTTGTTAAGGAGCGTCGAGCCATGAAG AGGGAATACGAAGAGTTTAAGGTTAGGATCAATGCACTTGTTGCAAAGGCCCAGAAAGTTCCTCAGGGAGGATGGATTATGCAGGATGGGACACCATGGCCAGGAAACAACACTAAGGATCATCCTGGCATGATTCAAGTGTTTCTTGGAAGCAATGGGGGTCTAGATACTGAAGGAAACCAGCTTCCTCGTCTTGTTTATGTTTCTAGAGAGAAAAGACCTGGTTTTCAACACCACAAGAAAGCTGGTGCCATGAATGCTCTG GTTCGGGTATCTGCTGTTCTCACAAATGCTCCTTTCATGCTGAACTTGGATTGTGATCACTATGTAAATAACAGCAAGGCTGCCAGAGAGGCCATGTGCTTCTTGATGGACCCCCAGATCGGGAAGAAGGTCTGCTACGTCCAGTTTCCTCAAAGATTTGACGGTATTGATACACATGATCGTTATGCCAACAGAAACACAGTTTTCTTTGAC ATTAACATGAAGGGTCTTGATGGTATTCAAGGACCTGTATATGTGGGGACTGGGTGTGTTTTCAAGAGGCAAGCTTTGTATGGCTATGATCCTCCAAAGGGCCCCAAGCGTCCAAAAATGGTAAGCTGTGATTGCTGCCCTTGTTTTGGAAGCCGCAAGAAGTACAAGGAGAAGAGTGATGCAAATGGAGAGGCTGCTGCAAGCCTAAAAG GGATGGATGATGACAAAGAGATACTGATGTCCCAAatgaattttgagaagaaatttgGACAGTCCTCTATCTTTGTGACTTCTACCTTGATGGAAGAGGGTGGTGTGCCTCCTTCTTCGAGTCCAGCTGCCCTGCTTAAAGAAGCCATTCATGTGATCAGCTGTGGATATGAAGATAAAACTGAATGGGGACTCGAG CTTGGTTGGATCTATGGATCTATCACAGAAGATATTTTAACAGGCTTTAAGATGCATTGCCGTGGGTGGAGGTCTATTTACTGTATGCCTAAGAGAGCTGCATTCAAGGGTACTGCTCCAATCAACTTGTCAGATCGTCTCAATCAGGTGCTTCGTTGGGCACTTGGTTCTATTGAGATTTTCTTCAGTCACCATTGCCCTCTATGGTATGGCTTCAAGGAAAAGAAGCTAAAGTGGCTTGAGAGATTTGCCTATGCAAACACAACTGTGTATCCATTCACCTCCATTCCTCTTGTTGCCTATTGTATTCTTCCTGCAGTTTGCTTACTCACTGACAAATTCATCATGCCACCG ATAAGCACCTTTGCCGGTTTGTACTTTGTTGCTCTCTTCTCTTCAATCATTGCAACTGGTATTCTAGAGTTGAAATGGAGTGGAGTGAGCATTGAGGAGTGGTGGAGAAATGAGCAGTTTTGGGTGATTGGTGGAGTATCAGCTCACCTGTTTGCTGTGATACAAGGTCTGCTAAAGGTTCTGGCTGGAATTGACACCAACTTCACAGTCACATCCAAGGCAGCAGATGATGAGGACTTTGGAGAACTATACACCTTTAAGTGGACTACTCTCCTAATTCCTCCAACCACTATCTTGATCATTAACATTGTTGGTGTTGTTGCTGGAGTCTCAGATGCCATAAACAATGGGTACCAATCCTGGGGACCACTGTTTGgaaaactcttcttttctttctgggTGATTGTTCATCTGTATCCATTCCTTAAAGGTTTGATGGGTCGGCAAAACCGCACACCCACCATTGTGGTGATTTGGTCAGTTCTATTGGcttctattttctctttgcTGTGGGTAAGAATTGATCCGTTTGTCCTCAAGACTAAGGGACCTGATACCAAGTTATGTGGAATCAACTGCTGA
- the LOC106756452 gene encoding cellulose synthase A catalytic subunit 7 [UDP-forming]-like isoform X1 encodes MEASTGLFAGTPNSKELVAIQGHDEPKPVKNLDGQLCEICGDSVGVTVEGDLFVACEECGFPVCRPCYEYERREGTQVCPQCHTRYKRIKGSPRVEGDEDEDDVDDIEHEFKHEEMQKGNMIHGDDDGNSKSGLAKVNGELLSTSAGEPAGAKLDDKENIDEWMLRQGNLWPETDASVDQEKAMKEPLSRKVAIPSGKLSPYRMMVVARFLLLLLFFQYRIFHPVPDAVGLWFISVTCEIWLALSWMIDQIPKWFPIDRETYLDRLSIRFEQENKPNMLSPIDIIVTTVDPIKEPPLVTANTVLSILALDYPADKISCYVSDDGASMLTFEALQETAEFSRKWVPFCKKFSIEPRAPEKYFSEKIDFLKDKLQSTYVKERRTMKREYEEFKVRINALVAKSMRVPPEGWTLKDETPWPGNNPKDHPSMIQVLLPHNVGNELPCLVYTSREKRPAFQHHGKAGAINALLRVSAVLSNAPFVLNLDCNHYVNNSKVVREAMCFFMDIQLGNGIGFVQFPLRFDSLDRHDRYANKNTVLFDINLRCLDGIQGPAYVGSACIFRRKSLTGSDSPVSSKRPSMVQVHSKQDENGEEASITAATDEEKELLKSQMNDENKFGKSTPIMNSSLTEEGGIDPSSSQEVLLKEAIHVMGSKYEDRTLWGYEVGLSYGSIAADTLTSLKMHCHGWRSVYCMPKRDPFRGTAPINLTDRLNQVLRWAVGSLQILFSHHCPLLYGLSGGRLKGLQRIAYINSTVYPFSSIPLLIYCIVPAICLLTDKFITPSVGTFASLVFTALFISIFASAILELRWSGVSLEEWWRSQQFWVIGSVSANLFAVVQSIMGALPLGRVNTNFSIVSKAPDDVEFRELYTIRWTALLIPPTTIIIINLIGIVAGFTDSINSGEHSWGALLGKLFFSLWVIVHLYPFLKGLMGRQNRTPTLIVIWSVLLASIFSLVWVRVDPFVLKTKGPDVKQCGISC; translated from the exons ATGGAAGCTAGTACAGGTCTTTTTGCTGGTACTCCAAACAGCAAAGAGCTTGTGGCCATTCAAGGACACGATGAG CCTAAGCCGGTGAAGAACTTAGATGGTCAGCTCTGTGAGATATGTGGTGATTCTGTGGGAGTTACAGTTGAAGGAGACTTGTTTGTAGCTTGTGAAGAGTGTGGTTTCCCTGTGTGCAGGCCATGCTATGAGTATGAGAGAAGGGAAGGGACTCAAGTTTGTCCTCAGTGTCATACAAGATACAAGCGCATCAAAG GAAGTCCAAGAGTGGAGGGAGATGAGGATGAAGACGATGTGGATGACATTGAACATGAATTCAAGCACGAAGAGATGCAAAAGGGAAACATGATCCATGGAGATGATGATGGGAATTCTAAATCGGGTTTAGCAAAG GTGAATGGGGAGCTGCTTTCTACAAGTGCGGGAGAACCTG CAGGTGCAAAGTTGGATGACAAGGAGAACATAGATGAGTGGATGTTGCGCCAAGGGAATCTGTGGCCTGAAACTGATGCCTCAGTTGATCAGGAAAAGGCCAT GAAAGAGCCATTGTCAAGGAAAGTAGCAATACCATCAGGCAAACTCAGTCCTTACAGAATGATGGTTGTGGCTAGATTCCTCCTTCTATTACTTTTCTTCCAGTACAGAATCTTCCACCCAGTACCTGATGCAGTTGGACTATGGTTCATATCTGTAACGTGTGAAATCTGGCTTGCATTATCCTGGATGATTGATCAGATTCCCAAATGGTTCCCCATTGATCGCGAGACATATCTTGATCGTCTTTCAATCAG GTTTGAACAAGAGAACAAGCCGAATATGCTTTCTCCAATAGATATCATTGTCACTACTGTGGATCCAATCAAGGAACCTCCTCTTGTGACAGCCAACACTGTTCTTTCAATCTTGGCCCTGGATTACCCTGCTGACAAAATCTCATGCTATGTTTCTGATGACGGAGCTTCCATGCTCACCTTTGAAGCTCTTCAAGAAACTGCTGAGTTTTCCAGAAAGTGGGTTCCTTTCTGCAAAAAGTTCTCTATAGAACCCAGAGCACCAGAAAAGTACTTCTCTGAGAAAATAGATTTTCTAAAGGATAAGCTTCAATCCACTTACGTAAAAGAACGGCGTACTATGAAG AGAGAATACGAAGAATTTAAAGTGAGAATAAATGCATTGGTGGCTAAATCTATGAGAGTTCCCCCAGAAGGGTGGACTCTGAAAGATGAGACACCATGGCCAGGAAACAACCCCAAAGATCATCCAAGCATGATACAGGTTCTTCTTCCACACAATGTTGGTAATGAACTTCCTTGTCTTGTCTACACATCTCGTGAGAAAAGGCCTGCATTTCAACACCACGGCAAAGCTGGTGCAATCAACGCCTTG CTTCGAGTATCAGCAGTGTTAAGCAATGCTCCTTTTGTGCTCAACTTGGATTGCAATCACTACGTAAATAACAGCAAAGTCGTGCGAGAGGCCATGTGTTTCTTTATGGACATACAACTTGGGAATGGCATTGGCTTTGTACAGTTTCCACTAAGATTTGACAGCCTAGATAGGCATGATCGTTATGCCAATAAAAACACTGTTTTATTTGAT ATTAACTTGAGGTGCCTAGATGGAATTCAGGGACCTGCTTATGTTGGTTCAGCATGTATCTTCAGAAGGAAATCCTTAACTGGCAGTGACTCACCAGTGTCTTCAAAACGCCCAAGCATGGTGCAAGTACACTCAAAACAGGATGAGAATGGAGAAGAAGCTAGCATAACAG CAGCAACAGATGAGGAAAAAGAACTATTGAAGTCACAGatgaatgatgaaaataaatttgggAAGTCCACACCTATCATGAACTCTTCATTAACTGAAGAAGGTGGTATTGATCCTTCTTCCAGTCAGGAAGTCTTGCTTAAAGAAGCTATTCATGTCATGGGTTCTAAATATGAAGACAGAACTCTCTGGGGATATGAG GTGGGTTTAAGTTATGGATCTATAGCAGCAGATACTCTGACAAGTTTGAAGATGCATTGTCATGGTTGGAGGTCTGTATATTGCATGCCCAAAAGAGATCCATTCAGGGGTACAGCTCCTATCAACCTCACAGATAGACTCAACCAGGTGCTGAGATGGGCAGTGGGATCACTTCAGATCCTATTCAGCCACCATTGCCCTCTTCTGTATGGCCTCAGTGGTGGAAGACTCAAGGGACTCCAAAGGATTGCCTATATTAACAGCACTGTCTACCCCTTCAGCTCAATACCCCTCCTAATATACTGTATCGTTCCTGCTATATGCTTGCTCACTGATAAATTCATCACACCATCG GTTGGCACCTTTGCAAGTCTAGTTTTCACCGCATTGTTCATCTCAATCTTTGCCTCGGCGATTCTTGAATTGAGATGGAGTGGAGTTAGCCTGGAGGAATGGTGGAGAAGCCAGCAATTCTGGGTGATTGGGAGTGTGTCTGCAAACCTCTTTGCCGTTGTGCAGAGCATTATGGGAGCTCTTCCACTGGGTAGAGTGAACACAAACTTCAGCATTGTATCAAAGGCTCCAGATGATGTAGAGTTTCGTGAACTGTACACCATTAGATGGACTGCACTTCTAATACCTCCAACCACCATCATAATAATCAACCTCATTGGTATAGTGGCTGGCTTCACAGATTCCATAAACAGTGGAGAACATTCTTGGGGAGCACTGCTTGggaaactcttcttttctttatggGTTATTGTCCATTTGTATCCTTTCCTTAAAGGTCTAATGGGTAGGCAGAACAGAACACCAACTCTTATTGTCATATGGTCTGTGCTCTTGGCTTCTATCTTCTCCTTAGTTTGGGTGAGAGTTGACCCTTTTGTGTTGAAAACCAAGGGACCTGATGTCAAGCAATGTGGAATCAGTTGCTGA
- the LOC106756452 gene encoding cellulose synthase A catalytic subunit 7 [UDP-forming]-like isoform X2 — protein sequence MEASTGLFAGTPNSKELVAIQGHDEPKPVKNLDGQLCEICGDSVGVTVEGDLFVACEECGFPVCRPCYEYERREGTQVCPQCHTRYKRIKGSPRVEGDEDEDDVDDIEHEFKHEEMQKGNMIHGDDDGNSKSGLAKVNGELLSTSAGEPAGAKLDDKENIDEWMLRQGNLWPETDASVDQEKAMKEPLSRKVAIPSGKLSPYRMMVVARFLLLLLFFQYRIFHPVPDAVGLWFISVTCEIWLALSWMIDQIPKWFPIDRETYLDRLSIRFEQENKPNMLSPIDIIVTTVDPIKEPPLVTANTVLSILALDYPADKISCYVSDDGASMLTFEALQETAEFSRKWVPFCKKFSIEPRAPEKYFSEKIDFLKDKLQSTYVKERRTMKREYEEFKVRINALVAKSMRVPPEGWTLKDETPWPGNNPKDHPSMIQVLLPHNVGNELPCLVYTSREKRPAFQHHGKAGAINALLRVSAVLSNAPFVLNLDCNHYVNNSKVVREAMCFFMDIQLGNGIGFVQFPLRFDSLDRHDRYANKNTVLFDINLRCLDGIQGPAYVGSACIFRRKSLTGSDSPVSSKRPSMVQVHSKQDENGEEASITATDEEKELLKSQMNDENKFGKSTPIMNSSLTEEGGIDPSSSQEVLLKEAIHVMGSKYEDRTLWGYEVGLSYGSIAADTLTSLKMHCHGWRSVYCMPKRDPFRGTAPINLTDRLNQVLRWAVGSLQILFSHHCPLLYGLSGGRLKGLQRIAYINSTVYPFSSIPLLIYCIVPAICLLTDKFITPSVGTFASLVFTALFISIFASAILELRWSGVSLEEWWRSQQFWVIGSVSANLFAVVQSIMGALPLGRVNTNFSIVSKAPDDVEFRELYTIRWTALLIPPTTIIIINLIGIVAGFTDSINSGEHSWGALLGKLFFSLWVIVHLYPFLKGLMGRQNRTPTLIVIWSVLLASIFSLVWVRVDPFVLKTKGPDVKQCGISC from the exons ATGGAAGCTAGTACAGGTCTTTTTGCTGGTACTCCAAACAGCAAAGAGCTTGTGGCCATTCAAGGACACGATGAG CCTAAGCCGGTGAAGAACTTAGATGGTCAGCTCTGTGAGATATGTGGTGATTCTGTGGGAGTTACAGTTGAAGGAGACTTGTTTGTAGCTTGTGAAGAGTGTGGTTTCCCTGTGTGCAGGCCATGCTATGAGTATGAGAGAAGGGAAGGGACTCAAGTTTGTCCTCAGTGTCATACAAGATACAAGCGCATCAAAG GAAGTCCAAGAGTGGAGGGAGATGAGGATGAAGACGATGTGGATGACATTGAACATGAATTCAAGCACGAAGAGATGCAAAAGGGAAACATGATCCATGGAGATGATGATGGGAATTCTAAATCGGGTTTAGCAAAG GTGAATGGGGAGCTGCTTTCTACAAGTGCGGGAGAACCTG CAGGTGCAAAGTTGGATGACAAGGAGAACATAGATGAGTGGATGTTGCGCCAAGGGAATCTGTGGCCTGAAACTGATGCCTCAGTTGATCAGGAAAAGGCCAT GAAAGAGCCATTGTCAAGGAAAGTAGCAATACCATCAGGCAAACTCAGTCCTTACAGAATGATGGTTGTGGCTAGATTCCTCCTTCTATTACTTTTCTTCCAGTACAGAATCTTCCACCCAGTACCTGATGCAGTTGGACTATGGTTCATATCTGTAACGTGTGAAATCTGGCTTGCATTATCCTGGATGATTGATCAGATTCCCAAATGGTTCCCCATTGATCGCGAGACATATCTTGATCGTCTTTCAATCAG GTTTGAACAAGAGAACAAGCCGAATATGCTTTCTCCAATAGATATCATTGTCACTACTGTGGATCCAATCAAGGAACCTCCTCTTGTGACAGCCAACACTGTTCTTTCAATCTTGGCCCTGGATTACCCTGCTGACAAAATCTCATGCTATGTTTCTGATGACGGAGCTTCCATGCTCACCTTTGAAGCTCTTCAAGAAACTGCTGAGTTTTCCAGAAAGTGGGTTCCTTTCTGCAAAAAGTTCTCTATAGAACCCAGAGCACCAGAAAAGTACTTCTCTGAGAAAATAGATTTTCTAAAGGATAAGCTTCAATCCACTTACGTAAAAGAACGGCGTACTATGAAG AGAGAATACGAAGAATTTAAAGTGAGAATAAATGCATTGGTGGCTAAATCTATGAGAGTTCCCCCAGAAGGGTGGACTCTGAAAGATGAGACACCATGGCCAGGAAACAACCCCAAAGATCATCCAAGCATGATACAGGTTCTTCTTCCACACAATGTTGGTAATGAACTTCCTTGTCTTGTCTACACATCTCGTGAGAAAAGGCCTGCATTTCAACACCACGGCAAAGCTGGTGCAATCAACGCCTTG CTTCGAGTATCAGCAGTGTTAAGCAATGCTCCTTTTGTGCTCAACTTGGATTGCAATCACTACGTAAATAACAGCAAAGTCGTGCGAGAGGCCATGTGTTTCTTTATGGACATACAACTTGGGAATGGCATTGGCTTTGTACAGTTTCCACTAAGATTTGACAGCCTAGATAGGCATGATCGTTATGCCAATAAAAACACTGTTTTATTTGAT ATTAACTTGAGGTGCCTAGATGGAATTCAGGGACCTGCTTATGTTGGTTCAGCATGTATCTTCAGAAGGAAATCCTTAACTGGCAGTGACTCACCAGTGTCTTCAAAACGCCCAAGCATGGTGCAAGTACACTCAAAACAGGATGAGAATGGAGAAGAAGCTAGCATAACAG CAACAGATGAGGAAAAAGAACTATTGAAGTCACAGatgaatgatgaaaataaatttgggAAGTCCACACCTATCATGAACTCTTCATTAACTGAAGAAGGTGGTATTGATCCTTCTTCCAGTCAGGAAGTCTTGCTTAAAGAAGCTATTCATGTCATGGGTTCTAAATATGAAGACAGAACTCTCTGGGGATATGAG GTGGGTTTAAGTTATGGATCTATAGCAGCAGATACTCTGACAAGTTTGAAGATGCATTGTCATGGTTGGAGGTCTGTATATTGCATGCCCAAAAGAGATCCATTCAGGGGTACAGCTCCTATCAACCTCACAGATAGACTCAACCAGGTGCTGAGATGGGCAGTGGGATCACTTCAGATCCTATTCAGCCACCATTGCCCTCTTCTGTATGGCCTCAGTGGTGGAAGACTCAAGGGACTCCAAAGGATTGCCTATATTAACAGCACTGTCTACCCCTTCAGCTCAATACCCCTCCTAATATACTGTATCGTTCCTGCTATATGCTTGCTCACTGATAAATTCATCACACCATCG GTTGGCACCTTTGCAAGTCTAGTTTTCACCGCATTGTTCATCTCAATCTTTGCCTCGGCGATTCTTGAATTGAGATGGAGTGGAGTTAGCCTGGAGGAATGGTGGAGAAGCCAGCAATTCTGGGTGATTGGGAGTGTGTCTGCAAACCTCTTTGCCGTTGTGCAGAGCATTATGGGAGCTCTTCCACTGGGTAGAGTGAACACAAACTTCAGCATTGTATCAAAGGCTCCAGATGATGTAGAGTTTCGTGAACTGTACACCATTAGATGGACTGCACTTCTAATACCTCCAACCACCATCATAATAATCAACCTCATTGGTATAGTGGCTGGCTTCACAGATTCCATAAACAGTGGAGAACATTCTTGGGGAGCACTGCTTGggaaactcttcttttctttatggGTTATTGTCCATTTGTATCCTTTCCTTAAAGGTCTAATGGGTAGGCAGAACAGAACACCAACTCTTATTGTCATATGGTCTGTGCTCTTGGCTTCTATCTTCTCCTTAGTTTGGGTGAGAGTTGACCCTTTTGTGTTGAAAACCAAGGGACCTGATGTCAAGCAATGTGGAATCAGTTGCTGA
- the LOC106756502 gene encoding methyl-CpG-binding domain-containing protein 11, with translation MTNLVEQEGDASEETFTLELPAPPGWKKKFVPKKAGTPKKNEIVFTAPTGEEINNRKQLEKYLKAHPGGPAVSEFDWGTGETPRRSARISEKAKAAPPTESEPPKKRNKRTPASQKETSQKEKEEDTKEMEMQADDEIAKVDEDIEKENNVVTENQDDKTAEDTNINKSTNHGDAKAGENVEVRNDEEKSNAADGELHALKDEVVDKGTEGAVSLRNDEEKIGQPREETKEYHRSGEPEKSETCSTADKTVEVEAVNTEEYIKSTSKLEEVEKIEGTKVNSEEHDKLDEINKKVEAELTENGNHGS, from the exons ATGACGAACTTAGTAGAGCAAGAGGGTGATGCTAGCGAGGAAACTTTCACTTTGGAGCTACCTGCTCCACCTGgttggaagaagaag TTCGTCCCAAAGAAAGCTGGTACtccaaaaaaaaatgagattgtGTTCACTGCACCAACAGGAGAGGAGATCAACAACAGGAAGCAGttggaaaaatatttgaagGCACACCCTGGTGGTCCGGCTGTATCAGAATTTGATTGGGGCACTGGTGAGACCCCAAGAAGATCTGCAAGAATCAGTGAGAAGGCGAAGGCAGCTCCTCCAACAGAAAGCGAACCCCCAAAGAAACGTAATAAAAGAACACCAGCTTCGCAGAAAGAAACTTCccagaaggaaaaagaagaggacACAAAGGAAATGGAGATGCAAGCAGATGATGAAATCGCTAAGGTTGATGAAGATATAGAGAAGGAAAATAATGTGGTAACGGAAAATCAAGATGACAAGACTGCAGaagatacaaatatcaacaaatcAACTAACCATGGAGATGCTAAAGCTGGAGAAAACGTTGAGGTACGTAATGATGAGGAAAAATCCAATGCTGCTGATGGAGAATTACACGCATTGAAAGATGAAGTTGTTGACAAAGGAACTGAGGGTGCAGTTTCTCTGagaaatgatgaagaaaagattGGGCAACCACGGGAAGAGACAAAAGAATATCACAGGTCTGGGGAGCCCGAGAAATCTGAAACATGCAGTACTGCTGACAAAACAGTTGAAGTGGAAGCAGTGAATACAGAAGAATACATCAAGAGTACTAGTAAACttgaagaagttgagaaaataGAAGGAACGAAAGTGAATAGTGAAGAACATGACAAGCTTGATGAGATAAATAAGAAGGTTGAAGCTGAGTTGACTGAGAATGGCAATCATGGGAGTTGA